The following proteins are encoded in a genomic region of Brachypodium distachyon strain Bd21 chromosome 1, Brachypodium_distachyon_v3.0, whole genome shotgun sequence:
- the LOC100837461 gene encoding transcription termination factor MTEF1, chloroplastic: protein MIHLRARMLSLLIHSPSRIPASRVPPLFALHRALSATTSIPQNCFLADEYLVASCGLPRAQAVKASKKISHLKSPSQPDAVLTFLSGLGVPRSDIAHLVSVDPRFLCASVERTLAPRVTELSELGLSRPQIARLIPLALCSFRSSSLRRNLDFWLTVFGSFENVLKALQMNSGLLAADLEKVAKPNLALLQQCGLSASLFSEPFIARVLIRTPRQVQDALVHIDKFGVLRDSRMFLYALVAFTVQTPEKLADKIRILEMHGWSQDDVLLAVKKMPGILTMSEERLPKNMHFLTKDAGLEISYIAQRPVLLKYSLERRLLPRHNVLKLLKAKGILNLQFDYRAAALSEEKFLGKFVHPYEESIPGLACAYASSCAGKVPVKYDVPMKYDVTI from the coding sequence ATGATTCACCTCCGAGCGCGCATGCTCTCTCTCCTTATCCACTCCCCATCCCGTATACCGGCCTCCCGCGTCCCTCCCCTCTTCGCTCTTCACCGTGCCCTCTCCGCCACCACATCCATTCCGCAAAACTGTTTCCTCGCCGACGAGTACCTCGTCGCCTCCTGCGGCTTACCCCGAGCCCAAGCCGTCAAGGCATCGAAGAAAATCTCCCACCTCAAATCCCCCTCCCAGCCCGACGCAGTCCTCACCTTCCTCTCCGGCCTCGGCGTCCCCCGCTCTGACATAGCCCACCTCGTCTCCGTCGACCCGCGCTTCCTCTGCGCCAGCGTGGAGAGAACCCTAGCGCCCCGCGTCACCGAGCTCAGCGAACTCGGCCTCTCGCGTCCTCAGATCGCGCGCCTCATCCCGCTCGCCCTATGCTCCTTCCGCAGCAGCTCCCTCCGCCGCAACCTTGACTTCTGGCTCACGGTCTTCGGCTCCTTCGAAAATGTCCTCAAAGCTCTCCAGATGAACTCTGGTCTCCTTGCCGCCGACCTCGAGAAGGTTGCCAAGCCAAATCTTGCCCTCCTCCAGCAATGCGGGCTAAGTGCCTCTCTTTTCTCAGAGCCCTTCATTGCCAGGGTGCTCATCAGGACCCCTAGGCAAGTCCAGGACGCTTTGGTGCACATTGATAAGTTTGGGGTGTTACGGGACTCGCGGATGTTTCTCTATGCCCTTGTGGCGTTCACTGTCCAGACCCCTGAGAAGCTCGCCGACAAAATTCGGATCCTTGAGATGCATGGTTGGTCACAGGATGATGTGTTGTTAGCTGTGAAGAAGATGCCGGGTATCCTGACCATGTCCGAGGAAAGGCTGCCGAAAAACATGCATTTCCTGACAAAGGATGCTGGACTGGAGATATCTTACATCGCTCAAAGGCCGGTGCTGCTCAAGTATAGCCTTGAGCGTCGATTGCTACCTCGGCACAACGTGCTTAAGCTACTCAAAGCGAAGGGAATTCTGAACCTCCAGTTTGATTATCGTGCTGCCGCACTATCTGAGGAGAAGTTTCTTGGCAAGTTTGTGCATCCTTACGAGGAGAGTATTCCAGGCCTTGCTTGTGCTTATGCTTCTAGTTGTGCTGGGAAAGTACCTGTGAAGTATGATGTCCCTATGAAGTATGATGTTACTATCTAA
- the LOC100837765 gene encoding uncharacterized protein LOC100837765, with protein sequence MIHHLRTSVLSPLLGSPSHLPACHHVPLHRLLSTTVASIPPRPFSVDDYLVANCGLTRAQALKASRLLSNIKSPSKPEATLSFLSGLGVPHSDIAAAVAADPRLLFASVRRVLAPRFTELSELGLSPSQIVHILSIRRTGSLRGNLQFWLQIFGSYDNLLPLAKSNSDLLSVSLEKVVKPNLTILKECGISACDIADLTLYSSRLITVNPKFLLGAVARVEELGVDRGSRIFRRALATLAFMSKENVTMKIRLLHKLGFSRDDILMIAKKAPQALASSDGKIRQNMEFLMKDVSLEARYIARRPVLIMYSLEKRLMPRHCLLKVLRQKGLLNVELDYYATASMAEKKFVQKFVDPYKETIPGLADDYASACLGKKCQMEMLSQKTEK encoded by the coding sequence ATGATCCACCACCTCCGAACTAGCGTCCTTTCCCCCCTCCTCGGTTCGCCATCCCATCTCCCCGCCTGCCACCACGTTCCCCTCCACCGCCTCTTGTCCACCACCGTCGCATCCATCCCCCCCAGACCCTTCTCCGTCGACGATTACCTCGTCGCCAACTGCGGCCTTACCCGAGCACAAGCCCTCAAGGCCTCCAGATTGCTCTCCAACATCAAGTCTCCCTCCAAGCCTGAGGCGACGCTGTCCTTCCTCTCGGGCCTCGGCGTCCCCCACTCcgacatcgccgccgccgtggccgccgacCCACGGCTCCTGTTCGCCAGCGTGAGGAGAGTCCTTGCTCCCCGCTTCACCGAGCTTAGCGAACTCGGCCTCTCGCCTTCGCAGATCGTGCACATTCTCTCGATCCGCCGCACGGGCTCTCTCCGCGGCAACCTCCAATTCTGGCTCCAAATCTTCGGCTCCTACGATAACCTGCTCCCGCTCGCCAAGTCAAATAGCGATCTCCTCAGCGTCAGCCTCGAGAAGGTGGTCAAGCCAAACCTGACCATCCTTAAGGAATGTGGGATAAGTGCTTGCGATATTGCCGATTTAACCTTGTACTCCTCTCGGCTGATCACCGTGAACCCCAAGTTTCTCCTGGGCGCCGTGGCGCGAGTGGAGGAGTTAGGCGTGGACCGGGGCTCAAGGATTTTCCGCCGTGCACTCGCTACACTTGCCTTCATGAGCAAGGAGAACGTCACCATGAAAATACGTCTGTTACACAAGCTTGGGTTTTCACGGGATGATATTTTGATGATTGCAAAGAAGGCGCCGCAAGCCCTGGCTTCATCCGATGGAAAGATTCGGCAAAATATGGAGTTCTTAATGAAGGATGTCTCTCTGGAGGCACGGTACATTGCTCGAAGGCCAGTGCTGATCATGTATAGCCTTGAGAAGCGGTTGATGCCCCGGCACTGCCTGCTCAAGGTTCTCAGGCAGAAAGGATTACTGAATGTGGAGTTGGACTACTATGCCACAGCATCAATGGCTGAGAAGAAGTTTGTGCAGAAATTTGTGGATCCTTACAAGGAAACCATCCCAGGCCTCGCTGATGATTATGCCTCTGCGTGTCTTGGGAAAAAGTGCCAAATGGAGATGCTTAGCCAGAAGACTGAAAAGTAA
- the LOC100838072 gene encoding uncharacterized protein LOC100838072 has protein sequence MLRLQKRLLSLLRNGSAVPLPTSTLHRHLAATASTSTGSPFSVEDYLVTSCGLTRAQTVRASKHLSHLKSPSNPDAVLAFLSSLGLSGSDVAAVVSADPRFLCSKVDETLAPRVAQLRDLGLSDSDIARLILVGAPVLRSCDIASRLQFWIPLVGSFDELIHLTSRGALGGSSILRRDIDAVVKPNIELLLRCGLSIRDLAKTGLSGMWAIVSSPDKLKVLVRRAEELGVPRGSGQFKYALATVSCMSQEKIASKIELLKKALGCSDDQVKFAVVKHPSILRASDGNLRSTVEFLVTKVGLEPNYIVHRPGLLSYSLEGRLVPRFIIMKILHSKGISVDYCSMAVATESYFISRYIDYYEESVPTLADVYAAARAGKIPSELQP, from the coding sequence atgctccgCCTCCAAAAGCGGCtgctctccctcctccgcaaCGGCAGCGCCGTCCCTCTCCCCACGTCCAccctccaccgccacctcgccgccaccgcgtccACCTCCACCGGATCCCCTTTCTCCGTCGAGGACTACCTCGTCACCTCCTGCGGCCTCACCCGGGCCCAAACCGTCAGGGCGTCCAAGCACCTCTCCCACCTCAAGTCCCCCTCCAACCCCGACGCCGTCCTCGCCTTCCTCTCCAGCCTCGGCCTCTCCGGCTccgacgtcgccgccgtcgtctccgCCGACCCGCGGTTCCTCTGCTCCAAGGTGGACGAGACCCTCGCCCCGCGCGTCGCCCAGCTCCGCGATCTCGGCCTATCCGATTCCGACATCGCGCGCCTCATCTTGGTCGGCGCCCCCGTGCTCCGCTCCTGCGACATCGCCAGCAGGCTCCAGTTTTGGATCCCGCTAGTTGGCTCCTTCGACGAGTTGATCCATCTCACATCCAGGGGGGCTCTAGGAGGTTCTTCCATCCTAAGGCGTGACATTGACGCTGTGGTTAAGCCCAACATTGAACTTCTTCTGCGGTGCGGGTTAAGTATCCGTGATCTCGCCAAGACCGGTCTCAGTGGGATGTGGGCGATTGTCAGCAGCCCGGATAAACTCAAGGTGTTAGTCAGACGCGCGGAGGAGCTCGGAGTACCGCGTGGCTCAGGGCAGTTCAAGTATGCGCTTGCAACTGTCTCCTGCATGAGCCAGGAGAAGATTGCTTCAAAAATAGAGTTGCTGAAGAAGGCCCTTGGGTGCTCTGACGACCAGGTGAAGTTCGCGGTCGTCAAGCACCCAAGCATCCTAAGAGCATCTGATGGCAACCTGCGCAGTACGGTGGAGTTCCTCGTCACCAAGGTTGGTCTTGAGCCAAATTACATTGTGCACAGGCCTGGACTGTTGAGTTACAGCCTGGAGGGGAGGCTGGTACCTCGATTTATCATCATGAAGATACTGCACAGCAAGGGGATAAGTGTTGACTATTGCTCAATGGCTGTTGCGACTGAAAGTTACTTCATTTCAAGATATATCGACTATTACGAGGAGAGTGTTCCCACGCTCGCAGATGTTTATGCCGCAGCTCGTGCAGGGAAAATACCCTCTGAACTTCAACCTTGA
- the LOC100838368 gene encoding uncharacterized protein LOC100838368 gives MEEGDKDEVKISATEESPNPGEKVEGEGDLLRKTEMLDVKEATNSLSENLSNESEGQIHGGEKPENSLHEQVNKRRSSDAIEPIDSNEIVQEIIEEEKSEEPVFYGTEFPEIQELRRSTSSNQSVELDSEAQESVINEKAAAIRNFVKEKGAIASTFIRRLSGRKDENDISVEDEKNDGSESENSEKTGSGAELKPKGAPQKFEEKTTWNPLNLIRIGGDTDTAITGEAVPGLVEQPTVKGRIILYTKLGCADCKMVRLFLHLQRLKYVEINIDIFPSRKLELEKNTGSSTVPKVYFNDLLIGGLSELKKMEESGMLDERTSVLFKDEPSSDAPLPPLPGEDDESGCGKMDELATIVRKMRESITPKDRFYKMRRFSNCFPGSAAVDFLSEDQYLERDEAVEFGRKLASKHFFCHVLDENVFEDGNHPYRFLDHDPIIMTQCYNIPRGIIDVAPKPIVEIASRLRMLSYAIFEAYVSEDGRHVDYRSIQGSEEFKRYIRTTEELQRVEISDFSREERLAFFINLYNMMAIHALVTCGHPAGPLDRKKFFGDFKYVIGGCAYSLSAIQNGILRGNRRPPYNLVKPFGQKDKRYKVALSYPEPLVHFALVCGTKSGPALRCYSQGNIDKELMEAARDFLRNGGLVVDPEAKVASLSKILHWYKTDFGKNETEVLKHAANYLEPAESEQLLELLANTPLKVSYQPYDWSLNI, from the exons ATGGAGGAGGGGGACAAGGATGAGGTGAAAATTTCTGCCACTGAGGAGTCCCCTAATCCTGGAGAAAAGGTTGAAGGTGAAGGGGATTTGTTGAGGAAAACAGAAATGTTGGATGTAAAAGAAGCAACAAATTCTTTGAGTGAGAATTTAAGCAATGAGTCAGAAGGGCAGATCCATGGGGGAGAAAAACCCGAAAACAGTCTCCATGAGCAGGTGAATAAAAGGAGAAGCTCAGATGCTATTGAACCTATAGATTCAAACGAGATCGTGCAAGAGAttattgaagaagaaaaatctgaaGAGCCAGTTTTTTATGGAACTGAGTTTCCTGAAATACAAGAATTGAGGCGCTCTACTTCTTCCAAccaatctgtggagcttgatTCTGAAGCTCAGGAATCTGTGATCAATGAAAAAGCTGCTGCAATTAGGAACTTTGTGAAGGAAAAGGGCGCCATTGCATCAACATTTATCCGCCGCCTATCTGGCAGAAAGGATGAGAATGATATTTCTGTTGAAGATGAAAAGAATGATGGCTCAGAAAGTGAAAATAGTGAGAAGACTGGCTCAGGTGCTGAATTGAAACCAAAAGGGGCACCTCAGAAATTTGAGGAAAAAACTACATGGAATCCATTGAACTTGATTAGAATTGGAGGAGATACTGATACTGCTATTACTGGGGAAGCTGTGCCCGGTTTGGTTGAGCAACCAACTGTGAAGGGAAGGATTATCCTATACACAAAACTGGGGTGTGCAGATTGCAAAATGGTTCGGTTATTCTTGCATCTGCAAAGGCTCAAGTATGTTGAGATTAACATCGATATATTCCCTAGTAGGAAACTGGAATTGGAGAAGAATACCGGGTCATCCACAGTACCGAAAGTGTATTTCAATGACCTTCTGATTGGAGGCTTATCTGAACTGAAGAAAATGGAGGAGTCTGGCATGCTTGATGAGAGGACCAGTGTTCTTTTCAAAGATGAACCCTCATCTGATGCTCCTTTGCCCCCCTTACCTGGAGAAGATGACGAATCTGGATGTGGGAAGATGGATGAGTTGGCAACCATCGTTCGAAAAATGAGGGAGTCAATCACTCCAAAGGATAGATTTTACAAAATGAGAAGATTTAGCAATTGCTTTCCTGGCAGTGCAGCTGTAGATTTCTTATCAGAAGATCAGTATTTGGAGAGAGATGAG GCGGTGGAATTTGGAAGAAAGCTTGCAAGCAAACACTTCTTCTGTCATGTTCTAGA TGAAAATGTCTTTGAAGATGGAAATCATCCATATCGTTTCCTAGATCATGATCCCATAATTATGACTCAGTGCTACAACATTCCTAGGGGCATCATTGATGTTGCACCAAAACCCATTGTGGAAATCGCTTCAAGGTTGAGAATGTTATCTTATGCCATTTTTGAGGCTTATGTATCTGAAGATGGTAGACATGTTGACTACAGAAGCATCCAGGGATCTGAGGAATTTAAAAG GTATATTAGAACAACCGAGGAGCTCCAGAGGGTGGAAATTAGTGATTTCTCGCGTGAAGAAAGGCTGGCTTTCTTCATAAATCTGTACAATATGATGGCTATCCACGCATTAGTGACATGCGGTCATCCTGCTGGACCATTGGACAGGAAAAAGTTTTTTGGAGACTTTAAGTATGTCATTGGTGGCTGTGCCTATTCACTGTCAGCTATCCAAAATGGCATTCTACGTGGCAACCGAAGGCCACCATACAACCTTGTGAAACCTTTCGGACAGAAAGACAAAAGATACAAG GTGGCCCTATCATACCCTGAACCACTTGTTCACTTTGCTTTGGTATGTGGTACCAAATCTGGACCTGCACTTAGGTGTTACTCACAAGGAAATATTGATAAGGAATTGATGGAAGCTGCACGTGATTTCCTAAGGAACGGTGGACTGGTTGTTGATCCTGAAGCAAAGGTTGCATCCCTAAGCAAGATTTTGCATTG GTATAAGACAGATTTTGGTAAGAATGAAACAGAAGTGCTGAAGCATGCAGCGAATTATCTGGAGCCTGCAGAGTCGGAACAACTCCTGGAACTGCTTGCAAACACTCCACTGAAAGTCTCGTATCAACCTTATGACTGGAGCTTGAACATTTAG